A window of Paraburkholderia bryophila contains these coding sequences:
- a CDS encoding carotenoid oxygenase family protein, with protein MTNSGFNFDLNAGATAPVVDEVDLIDLPVAGTLPPELNGVLMRNGPNPLSGRFAGNDVLSWWPEAAMLHAISFQQGRALRYCNRWARTKRWAQARDFADVSPVLDTNPNVNVLVHGGEILALAEGGAPLAITAGLATLGAARCHPGLMQGMTAHPKVDPRTGELMTFRAGWEKPWLRYGVTDAHGNTTVEMEIELPSRSPSMMHDMAITATRSILFDLNVAYDFSMLSRGYRMPLRWHDDRQARIGVMPRHGGAMRWFDVTPCLIQHVVNAYDVGATTVVLDVVRYPEFLRVSPGGAGFLDNPLGVLWRYVIDLDRGTVVETPLDDAGIELPRINETRTGQPYRFLYAVEQPTNTDMRGVVRYDLEHGSQQRYAVPEGDQNSEPVFVPRPGATNEDDGWLLVCVYRQASDTSDVVILDGRQIDGDPIATVRLPRRIPAGFHGAWLPGNSWV; from the coding sequence GTGACCAATTCAGGATTCAATTTCGACTTGAACGCCGGCGCAACGGCGCCGGTTGTCGATGAAGTCGATCTCATCGACTTGCCCGTGGCAGGAACGCTGCCGCCAGAACTCAACGGCGTGCTGATGCGCAACGGCCCCAATCCGTTGAGCGGGCGCTTTGCGGGGAACGACGTGCTGTCGTGGTGGCCGGAAGCCGCCATGCTGCATGCCATTTCGTTTCAGCAGGGGCGCGCCCTGCGCTATTGCAATCGCTGGGCGCGCACGAAGCGCTGGGCACAGGCGCGGGATTTCGCCGACGTGTCGCCGGTGCTCGATACGAATCCGAACGTCAACGTGCTCGTTCATGGCGGTGAAATACTGGCGCTCGCGGAAGGCGGCGCGCCGCTCGCCATCACGGCTGGACTCGCGACGCTCGGCGCGGCCCGCTGTCATCCGGGCCTGATGCAAGGCATGACCGCGCATCCCAAAGTCGATCCGCGAACCGGCGAACTGATGACGTTTCGCGCCGGTTGGGAAAAACCGTGGCTGCGCTACGGCGTGACCGATGCGCACGGCAACACGACAGTCGAGATGGAAATCGAATTGCCATCCCGGTCTCCTTCGATGATGCACGACATGGCGATCACGGCGACGCGCAGCATTCTGTTCGACCTCAACGTCGCGTACGACTTTTCGATGTTGTCGCGCGGCTATCGGATGCCTTTGCGCTGGCACGACGATCGTCAGGCGCGGATCGGAGTGATGCCGCGTCATGGCGGCGCGATGCGCTGGTTCGACGTGACGCCGTGTCTGATCCAGCATGTGGTGAATGCCTACGACGTGGGCGCAACGACTGTCGTTCTGGATGTCGTCCGGTATCCCGAGTTCCTGCGTGTATCACCCGGCGGTGCGGGGTTTCTCGACAACCCGCTCGGCGTGCTGTGGCGTTACGTGATCGATCTCGATCGCGGTACCGTCGTTGAAACACCGCTCGACGATGCTGGCATCGAACTGCCCCGCATCAACGAAACGCGGACCGGCCAGCCCTATCGGTTTCTATACGCGGTCGAGCAACCGACCAATACGGACATGCGCGGCGTCGTGCGTTATGACCTGGAACATGGCTCGCAGCAACGCTACGCAGTGCCGGAAGGGGATCAGAACAGCGAACCCGTATTCGTGCCGCGTCCCGGAGCGACGAATGAAGACGACGGCTGGCTGCTCGTATGTGTCTACCGGCAGGCGAGCGATACGAGCGACGTGGTGATTCTCGATGGCCGGCAGATAGACGGCGATCCGATCGCGACCGTGCGACTGCCCAGGCGTATTCCCGCGGGATTTCACGGAGCGTGGCTGCCAGGGAACAGTTGGGTTTAG
- a CDS encoding IclR family transcriptional regulator encodes MQNEDSEKGGGVAALDRAFAILGAFESGEKGVSLADLARRTGYYKSTLLRLLGALDHGGFVRKLEDGRYSIGPEPLRLAQIYQESFHVRHVVEPLLQQLAIDSGETSSFYVRQGSHRIVLHRVEPARAVRVSIREGERFPIDRGASGKVLLAFSKPYKKGFDDVRDRMWAVSYGERDPDTASISVPVLGLGGELVGALTVSGPRERIGAVESMRAACKLLLSASARVSAALGGDPSIFAHSLKLADQNDFAAP; translated from the coding sequence ATGCAAAACGAAGACTCAGAAAAAGGCGGCGGCGTCGCGGCGCTCGATCGCGCGTTCGCGATACTCGGCGCGTTCGAGTCGGGCGAGAAAGGCGTATCGCTCGCGGACCTGGCGCGCCGCACCGGCTACTACAAGAGCACGTTGTTGCGCCTGCTCGGTGCGCTCGATCATGGCGGCTTCGTGCGCAAGCTCGAAGACGGGCGCTATTCGATTGGCCCCGAACCGCTACGGCTCGCGCAGATCTATCAGGAGTCGTTTCATGTCCGCCATGTCGTCGAGCCGCTGCTCCAGCAACTCGCAATCGATTCGGGCGAGACGTCGTCGTTTTATGTGCGTCAGGGCAGCCACCGGATCGTGCTGCATCGTGTCGAGCCGGCGCGCGCGGTACGCGTATCGATTCGCGAAGGCGAGCGCTTTCCGATCGATCGCGGCGCGTCGGGCAAAGTGCTGCTCGCGTTTTCAAAGCCCTACAAGAAGGGTTTCGACGACGTGCGCGATCGGATGTGGGCGGTGTCGTACGGAGAGCGCGATCCGGACACCGCGTCGATTTCGGTGCCGGTGCTCGGATTGGGCGGGGAGCTGGTCGGCGCGCTGACCGTGTCGGGACCGCGGGAACGGATCGGCGCCGTGGAGTCGATGCGCGCCGCGTGCAAGCTACTGCTGAGCGCTTCGGCTCGCGTGAGCGCGGCGCTCGGCGGCGATCCGTCGATATTTGCCCATAGCCTCAAGCTCGCGGATCAGAACGATTTCGCAGCGCCGTAG